In a single window of the Lagenorhynchus albirostris chromosome 19, mLagAlb1.1, whole genome shotgun sequence genome:
- the LOC132509114 gene encoding zinc finger protein 256-like — protein sequence MAVAALRDPPEGGVTFEDIALYFSWEEWKLLDEAQRRLYHDVMLENFALISSLGCCCGAEDAEAPFQQSISISMSQARTHREGSFSQKSHPCKKCSLILRGVFHLAEHEETQHSQKVFGCRICMKRFHFSANLQKHQKQHMAEKSFRNTVVRALFVKSCKCHVSRKPFTCEEVGKDFLATLGHLQQQITHTREKPNKIAQREATLQSRESHYSWGEFKKAFSPKHALVQNQGVHPGRHCFVCSECGKTFRYKSSFVVHQRVHTGERLRVCRECGKSFRRTSTLNLHRRIHTAARQYKCSKCGKSFNQNFVLIYPWRRHIGENCYLCSECAQFPSCRSILIRQRTIHTGERRYECTQCGISFRRKFYLIVHWRVHTGERPYDCSECGNSFTNSSVLVLHQRVHKGERPFACSECGKSFTSSSILILHRRVHTGKRPYECSECWKSFSHQSYLTQHWKVHSGKRPYECIECGKSFMSRRGLHYHQRVHTGSRPYECSECGKSFTSHSGLRYHQRVHTGERPYQCSECGKCFTSSSALCYHQKTHAGDRPYECTVCGKCFSSGSTLSNHQRVHTGERPYVCSQCGKSFFSSSNLSNHQRIHTGERPYVCSECGKSFIQRCSLLKHQRVHTGERPYVCSECGKSFTQRCHFLIHQRVHTGERPYKCSECGKSFSTSYNLSNHQRIHTGERPYLCSECGKSFIQRSYLLIHQRVHTGERPYKCNECGKSFTTRRNLRYHQGVHTG from the coding sequence GTTGCTGCTGTGGAGCAGAGGATGCAGAAGCACCCTTTCAACAAAGCATTTCTATAAGCATGTCACAGGCCAGGACTCACAGGGAAGGCTCATTTTCCCAGAAGAGCCACCCCTGTAAGAAGTGTAGTCTGATCTTGAGAGGTGTTTTTCACTTGGCTGAGCATGAAGAAACACAACACAGCCAGAAAGTGTTCGGGTGTAGAATATGTATGAAACGATTTCATTTTAGTGCAAACCTCCAGAAACACCAGAAACAGCATATGGCAGAGAAATCCTTCAGAAACACTGTAGTCAGGGCCTTGTTTGTGAAAAGCTGCAAATGCCATGTGTCAAGGAAGCCCTTTACCTGTGAGGAAGTAGGGAAAGATTTTCTGGCCACCTTGGGACATCTCCAGCAACAGATCACTCACACCAGGGAGAAGCCAAACAAGATTGCCCAGCGTGAGGCAACTTTACAAAGCAGAGAAAGTCATTACAGCTGGGGAGAATTCAAGAAAGCCTTCAGCCCGAAACATGCACTTGTTCAGAACCAGGGTGTCCACCCTGGAAGACATTGTTTtgtgtgcagtgaatgtgggaagacATTCAGGTACAAATCCTCATTTGTTGTGCACCAGAGAGTGCATACTGGAGAAAGGCTTCGTGTGTGTCGTGAATGTGGAAAATCTTTCAGGCGAACCTCAACCCTCAATCTGCATCGAAGAATTCATACTGCGGCAAGGCAGTACAAGTGCAGCAAATGTGGGAAATCCTTTAACCAAAACTTTGTCCTTATTTATCCCTGGAGGAGACACATTGGAGAAAATTGTTACTTGTGCAGTGAATGTGCACAGTTTCCTAGCTGTAGATCCATCCTAATTCGACAACGGAcaattcacactggagaaaggcgtTATGAGTGTACTCAATGTGGGATATCTTTTAGACGAAAATTTTACCTCATCGTACACTGGAGGgttcacacaggagaaaggccTTACGATTGCAGTGAGTGTGGGAACTCTTTTACCAATAGCTCGGTGCTCGTCCTACACCAGCGGGTACATAAAGGGGAAAGGCCTTTTGcttgcagtgaatgtgggaaatcttttacCAGTAGCTCGATACTCATTCTGCACCGGAGAGTTCACACAGGaaaaaggccttatgagtgcagtgagTGTTGGAAATCCTTTAGTCATCAGTCTTACCTCACTCAACACTGGAAGGTTCATAGTGGAAAAAGGCCTTATGAATGCAttgaatgtgggaaatcttttatGTCTCGCCGTGGCCTCCATTatcatcagagagttcacactggaTCAAGGCCTTATGAATGTAGTGAATGTGGGAAGTCTTTTACCTCTCACTCTGGCCTTCGTTatcatcagagagttcacacaggagaaaggccttatCAGTGCAGTGAGTGTGGAAAATGTTTTACCTCCAGCTCTGCCCTGTGTTATCATCAGAAGACTCATGCTGGAGATAGGCCTTATGAGTGCACTGTATGTGGGAAATGTTTTTCCTCTGGTTCCACCCTCAGTAatcatcagagagttcacactggagaaaggccttatgtaTGCAGTCaatgtgggaaatcttttttctctagttccaaCCTCAGTaatcatcagagaattcacacaggagaaaggccttatgtgtgcagtgaatgtgggaaatcctttaTCCAAAGGTGCTCCCTTCTTAAACACCAGAGAGTTCACACGGGAGAAAGGCCTTAtgtgtgcagtgaatgtgggaaatccttcACCCAAAGATGTCACTTTCTTATACAccagagagttcacactggagaaaggccttacaagtgcagtgaatgtgggaaatcctttTCCACTAGTTACAACCTCAGTaatcatcagagaattcacacaggagaaaggccttatttgtgcagtgaatgtgggaaatcgtTTATCCAAAGATCTTACCTTCTTATACACCAGAGAgttcacacaggagaaaggccttataagtgtaatgaatgtgggaaatcttttacCACTAGGAGGAACCTTCGTTATCATCAGGGAGTTCACACTGGATAA